Proteins from one Vespa crabro chromosome 11, iyVesCrab1.2, whole genome shotgun sequence genomic window:
- the LOC124428122 gene encoding uncharacterized protein LOC124428122 isoform X1 — MSRKYQQKRWSEPLLSRHHFSYLPATSEDDDIDFIQQRVTSGEDYSMDCCLCQDHYNKKKKSTKYLINDDIKRSSRLRSQRTRENMELRLIGSQVEEALGDDRQAVLIQQLDLVSNALEALIHFVQSLQVTNLAVQRTIDIGHLLINNRSSLTDNSTSLKFLTGHIQQVENLTANDLYINIYSYNDWIYQIENKKKFRSSFLQDLKEHCLKSMTMSKQLRILLEEHKSRKEDFSIAAKNFQNFLNKSKLSSSQLEKLRRQYDIILEDYQESKQILDVRLPKVVNARLVTLHEGFGRIIEFFKDFDYYKEISEIFKQLRENLYIEDFVKEHSIAVEIPGNVETCQLCQTTNRVDKK, encoded by the exons atgtcTCGAAAGTATCAACAAAAACGTTGGAGCGAGCCTTTATTGAGCAGAcatcatttttcatatttaccaGCGACCTCGGAGGACGACGACATAGATTTTATTCAACAGCGTGTAACTTCTGGGGAGGATTATTCAATGGACTGTTGTTTGTGTCAGgatcattataataagaaaaaaaaatcgaccaAGTATTTGATCAACGACGATATCAAG AGATCGAGTAGACTACGTTCacaaagaacaagagaaaacATGGAATTAAGGTTGATTGGAAGTCAGGTTGAGGAAGCCTTAGGCGATGACAGGCAAGCAGTTTTGATACAACAGTTGGATCTTGTCAGCAATGCACTTGAGGCATTGATCCATTTCGTACAATCCTTACAAGTAACCAATCTAGCTGTTCAAAGGACCATAGACATTGgacatttgttaattaataatcgttcaTCATTGACCGATAATTCAAcgagtttaaaatttttaacaggACATATACAACAGGTAGAAAATTTAACAgcgaatgatttatatattaatatttattcttataacgATTGGATTTATCagatagagaataaaaagaaatttcgttcGTCATTCTTACAAGATTTAAAGGAACACTGTTTGAAGAGTATGACCATGTCCAAACAATTACGTATTTTATTGGAGGAACATAAATCAAGGAAAGAAGATTTTTCGATTGCtgcgaaaaattttcaaaattttcttaacaAATCTAAATTGTCATCGTcgcaattagaaaaattacgtCGACAGTATGATATTATCTTGGAGGATTATCAAGAGAGTAAACAAATTTTGGACGTAAGATTACCGAAAGTCGTGAACGC aagattggtaacattgcACGAAGGTTTTGGAAGgataatcgaattttttaaagatttcgattattacaaagaaatttcggaaatatttaaacaattaagAGAGAATTTGTACATCGAGGATTTCG TAAAAGAACACAGCATTGCCGTCGAAATACCGGGAAACGTGGAAACGTGTCAATTGTGTCAAACGACAAATCGAgtcgataagaaataa
- the LOC124428122 gene encoding uncharacterized protein LOC124428122 isoform X2 — protein MSRKYQQKRWSEPLLSRHHFSYLPATSEDDDIDFIQQRVTSGEDYSMDCCLCQDHYNKKKKSTKYLINDDIKRSSRLRSQRTRENMELRLIGSQVEEALGDDRQAVLIQQLDLVSNALEALIHFVQSLQVTNLAVQRTIDIGHLLINNRSSLTDNSTSLKFLTGHIQQIENKKKFRSSFLQDLKEHCLKSMTMSKQLRILLEEHKSRKEDFSIAAKNFQNFLNKSKLSSSQLEKLRRQYDIILEDYQESKQILDVRLPKVVNARLVTLHEGFGRIIEFFKDFDYYKEISEIFKQLRENLYIEDFVKEHSIAVEIPGNVETCQLCQTTNRVDKK, from the exons atgtcTCGAAAGTATCAACAAAAACGTTGGAGCGAGCCTTTATTGAGCAGAcatcatttttcatatttaccaGCGACCTCGGAGGACGACGACATAGATTTTATTCAACAGCGTGTAACTTCTGGGGAGGATTATTCAATGGACTGTTGTTTGTGTCAGgatcattataataagaaaaaaaaatcgaccaAGTATTTGATCAACGACGATATCAAG AGATCGAGTAGACTACGTTCacaaagaacaagagaaaacATGGAATTAAGGTTGATTGGAAGTCAGGTTGAGGAAGCCTTAGGCGATGACAGGCAAGCAGTTTTGATACAACAGTTGGATCTTGTCAGCAATGCACTTGAGGCATTGATCCATTTCGTACAATCCTTACAAGTAACCAATCTAGCTGTTCAAAGGACCATAGACATTGgacatttgttaattaataatcgttcaTCATTGACCGATAATTCAAcgagtttaaaatttttaacaggACATATACAACAG atagagaataaaaagaaatttcgttcGTCATTCTTACAAGATTTAAAGGAACACTGTTTGAAGAGTATGACCATGTCCAAACAATTACGTATTTTATTGGAGGAACATAAATCAAGGAAAGAAGATTTTTCGATTGCtgcgaaaaattttcaaaattttcttaacaAATCTAAATTGTCATCGTcgcaattagaaaaattacgtCGACAGTATGATATTATCTTGGAGGATTATCAAGAGAGTAAACAAATTTTGGACGTAAGATTACCGAAAGTCGTGAACGC aagattggtaacattgcACGAAGGTTTTGGAAGgataatcgaattttttaaagatttcgattattacaaagaaatttcggaaatatttaaacaattaagAGAGAATTTGTACATCGAGGATTTCG TAAAAGAACACAGCATTGCCGTCGAAATACCGGGAAACGTGGAAACGTGTCAATTGTGTCAAACGACAAATCGAgtcgataagaaataa
- the LOC124428122 gene encoding uncharacterized protein LOC124428122 isoform X3 has translation MSRKYQQKRWSEPLLSRHHFSYLPATSEDDDIDFIQQRVTSGEDYSMDCCLCQDHYNKKKKSTKYLINDDIKRSSRLRSQRTRENMELRLIGSQVEEALGDDRQAVLIQQLDLVSNALEALIHFVQSLQVTNLAVQRTIDIGHLLINNRSSLTDNSTSLKFLTGHIQQVENLTANDLYINIYSYNDWIYQIENKKKFRSSFLQDLKEHCLKSMTMSKQLRILLEEHKSRKEDFSIAAKNFQNFLNKSKLSSSQLEKLRRQYDIILEDYQESKQILDKIGNIARRFWKDNRIF, from the exons atgtcTCGAAAGTATCAACAAAAACGTTGGAGCGAGCCTTTATTGAGCAGAcatcatttttcatatttaccaGCGACCTCGGAGGACGACGACATAGATTTTATTCAACAGCGTGTAACTTCTGGGGAGGATTATTCAATGGACTGTTGTTTGTGTCAGgatcattataataagaaaaaaaaatcgaccaAGTATTTGATCAACGACGATATCAAG AGATCGAGTAGACTACGTTCacaaagaacaagagaaaacATGGAATTAAGGTTGATTGGAAGTCAGGTTGAGGAAGCCTTAGGCGATGACAGGCAAGCAGTTTTGATACAACAGTTGGATCTTGTCAGCAATGCACTTGAGGCATTGATCCATTTCGTACAATCCTTACAAGTAACCAATCTAGCTGTTCAAAGGACCATAGACATTGgacatttgttaattaataatcgttcaTCATTGACCGATAATTCAAcgagtttaaaatttttaacaggACATATACAACAGGTAGAAAATTTAACAgcgaatgatttatatattaatatttattcttataacgATTGGATTTATCagatagagaataaaaagaaatttcgttcGTCATTCTTACAAGATTTAAAGGAACACTGTTTGAAGAGTATGACCATGTCCAAACAATTACGTATTTTATTGGAGGAACATAAATCAAGGAAAGAAGATTTTTCGATTGCtgcgaaaaattttcaaaattttcttaacaAATCTAAATTGTCATCGTcgcaattagaaaaattacgtCGACAGTATGATATTATCTTGGAGGATTATCAAGAGAGTAAACAAATTTTGGAC aagattggtaacattgcACGAAGGTTTTGGAAGgataatcgaattttttaa
- the LOC124428122 gene encoding uncharacterized protein LOC124428122 isoform X4, with amino-acid sequence MELRLIGSQVEEALGDDRQAVLIQQLDLVSNALEALIHFVQSLQVTNLAVQRTIDIGHLLINNRSSLTDNSTSLKFLTGHIQQVENLTANDLYINIYSYNDWIYQIENKKKFRSSFLQDLKEHCLKSMTMSKQLRILLEEHKSRKEDFSIAAKNFQNFLNKSKLSSSQLEKLRRQYDIILEDYQESKQILDVRLPKVVNARLVTLHEGFGRIIEFFKDFDYYKEISEIFKQLRENLYIEDFVKEHSIAVEIPGNVETCQLCQTTNRVDKK; translated from the exons ATGGAATTAAGGTTGATTGGAAGTCAGGTTGAGGAAGCCTTAGGCGATGACAGGCAAGCAGTTTTGATACAACAGTTGGATCTTGTCAGCAATGCACTTGAGGCATTGATCCATTTCGTACAATCCTTACAAGTAACCAATCTAGCTGTTCAAAGGACCATAGACATTGgacatttgttaattaataatcgttcaTCATTGACCGATAATTCAAcgagtttaaaatttttaacaggACATATACAACAGGTAGAAAATTTAACAgcgaatgatttatatattaatatttattcttataacgATTGGATTTATCagatagagaataaaaagaaatttcgttcGTCATTCTTACAAGATTTAAAGGAACACTGTTTGAAGAGTATGACCATGTCCAAACAATTACGTATTTTATTGGAGGAACATAAATCAAGGAAAGAAGATTTTTCGATTGCtgcgaaaaattttcaaaattttcttaacaAATCTAAATTGTCATCGTcgcaattagaaaaattacgtCGACAGTATGATATTATCTTGGAGGATTATCAAGAGAGTAAACAAATTTTGGACGTAAGATTACCGAAAGTCGTGAACGC aagattggtaacattgcACGAAGGTTTTGGAAGgataatcgaattttttaaagatttcgattattacaaagaaatttcggaaatatttaaacaattaagAGAGAATTTGTACATCGAGGATTTCG TAAAAGAACACAGCATTGCCGTCGAAATACCGGGAAACGTGGAAACGTGTCAATTGTGTCAAACGACAAATCGAgtcgataagaaataa